In Bacteroidia bacterium, one genomic interval encodes:
- the folE gene encoding GTP cyclohydrolase I FolE, translated as MTKVLNGKTQLSEAEIEFIGDNHIATSADTPLKPDAFLLSDETKIALIEQKFREIMEILGLDLTDDSLSGTPHRVAKMYVKEIFSGLNPKNAPKISLFENKYQYNQMLVEKNITVFSHCEHHFVPILGKAHIGYISSGKVIGLSKLNRIVDYFAKRPQVQERLTCQIANYLCQVLETEDVAVVIDAKHLCVATRGIKDTTSSTVTSVFKGRFEQSEVKKEFLQYLDLKTEAF; from the coding sequence ATGACAAAGGTTCTTAATGGCAAAACGCAGCTTTCCGAAGCAGAAATTGAGTTCATCGGCGACAACCATATTGCTACAAGTGCCGATACACCTCTCAAACCTGATGCTTTTCTGCTTTCTGATGAAACCAAAATAGCTCTAATTGAGCAAAAATTCCGAGAAATAATGGAAATTTTAGGGCTAGACCTTACCGATGACAGTTTATCTGGCACGCCACACAGAGTAGCAAAAATGTATGTCAAAGAAATATTTTCAGGACTAAATCCAAAAAATGCCCCCAAAATTTCTCTTTTTGAAAACAAGTACCAATACAATCAAATGTTAGTAGAAAAAAACATTACGGTTTTTTCACATTGCGAACATCATTTTGTACCTATTTTAGGAAAAGCTCATATTGGATATATTTCGTCAGGTAAGGTCATAGGGCTATCCAAGCTCAACCGAATTGTAGACTATTTTGCTAAACGCCCACAAGTCCAAGAACGTTTAACTTGTCAGATTGCTAACTACTTATGTCAAGTGCTAGAAACCGAAGATGTAGCCGTAGTTATTGATGCAAAGCATTTATGTGTGGCTACCAGGGGCATAAAGGACACAACCAGCAGCACGGTAACCTCTGTTTTCAAGGGCAGATTTGAGCAAAGCGAAGTTAAAAAAGAGTTTTTGCAGTATCTAGATTTGAAAACTGAAGCCTTTTGA